The following are encoded in a window of Sutcliffiella horikoshii genomic DNA:
- a CDS encoding DUF2294 domain-containing protein: MTQWEKDYLGRGSVSVKTDILRDMIIVNLKGILSPAELAICGTKEGMISIKRTRSDLVESGIEGLKEIIKNITGEDTKSFYTDISTVTGERVMVFKLYNNFEEIVGKK, encoded by the coding sequence ATGACACAATGGGAAAAAGACTATTTGGGTCGTGGTTCTGTGTCAGTAAAAACAGATATATTGCGTGACATGATCATTGTGAACCTAAAAGGGATTTTATCACCTGCAGAGTTGGCTATATGTGGTACGAAAGAAGGAATGATATCAATTAAAAGAACTCGTTCCGATTTAGTCGAGTCTGGGATTGAAGGGCTCAAAGAAATCATTAAAAATATTACTGGGGAAGATACGAAAAGCTTTTATACAGATATTAGTACTGTGACAGGAGAGAGGGTCATGGTCTTTAAACTCTATAATAACTTCGAGGAGATAGTTGGAAAAAAATAA
- a CDS encoding small, acid-soluble spore protein, H family encodes MLLPLKGRCITVDAQRAHEIASSPTMANVLYNGEGTLIILISK; translated from the coding sequence ATGCTATTACCATTAAAAGGGAGATGCATAACAGTGGATGCACAACGAGCACATGAAATCGCTTCTTCTCCAACTATGGCTAATGTATTATATAATGGCGAAGGAACATTAATTATTTTGATTTCTAAGTGA
- a CDS encoding DUF3231 family protein → MVEHSPKITSAEISMLWSTYIGDTMSICVLKHFLQTCEEQDVIPIIELALSYSLEHVAQISDLFTKEGIPLPNGFGDQDVNLQAKKLFSDVTYMRYLHHMGRTGLNSYSLAKSVSARSDVRKLFKQFLNQTETLYDSNVELMQEKGIFIRAPYISYPDKVEYVTEKKFLGGLVGHRRPLLGIEMAHLGVNIEVANVAKTMLLGFSQVAQSKKISDYFKEGYDLGKKMVENFMIKLKEDDNSYPSTWDSTITNSTDPPFSDKLMLFHTNMQSAIGIGDFGLAIAASLRKDLIANYESYLIRVGAYAEEGAKLLINYGWFEKPPQSINRESLRNQNN, encoded by the coding sequence ATGGTTGAACACTCACCCAAAATAACTTCTGCTGAAATTTCCATGTTATGGAGCACCTATATTGGTGACACCATGTCTATTTGCGTATTAAAACATTTCTTACAAACTTGTGAAGAACAAGATGTTATACCTATTATTGAACTAGCTCTTAGTTATTCTTTAGAACATGTAGCTCAAATATCGGATTTATTTACAAAAGAAGGTATTCCACTTCCTAATGGGTTTGGTGATCAGGATGTGAACTTGCAAGCAAAGAAACTCTTTTCAGATGTAACATATATGCGTTACCTGCATCATATGGGTAGAACAGGATTGAACTCATACAGTTTGGCTAAGTCAGTATCAGCCCGTAGTGATGTCCGTAAATTATTTAAACAGTTTTTAAACCAAACAGAAACGTTGTATGACAGTAATGTGGAACTAATGCAGGAAAAAGGTATTTTTATACGAGCTCCATATATATCGTATCCTGATAAAGTAGAATATGTAACGGAGAAAAAATTCCTTGGTGGTCTAGTAGGTCATCGCCGACCACTCCTCGGAATAGAAATGGCCCATTTAGGTGTTAATATCGAAGTGGCAAATGTCGCGAAAACCATGCTTTTAGGGTTTAGCCAAGTTGCTCAGTCCAAAAAAATAAGTGATTATTTTAAAGAAGGTTATGACTTGGGAAAGAAAATGGTTGAAAATTTTATGATAAAGCTAAAAGAAGACGACAATTCTTATCCCTCTACATGGGATTCTACTATTACAAATAGCACTGACCCACCATTTTCTGATAAATTAATGTTATTTCATACAAATATGCAAAGTGCCATCGGTATTGGAGATTTTGGACTTGCCATTGCAGCATCATTAAGAAAGGATTTAATAGCTAACTATGAAAGTTATCTTATTAGAGTAGGGGCTTATGCTGAAGAAGGTGCAAAACTCTTAATTAATTATGGATGGTTTGAAAAACCTCCTCAATCCATTAATAGAGAATCACTTAGAAATCAAAATAATTAA
- a CDS encoding alpha/beta fold hydrolase — MERRIEKFFSNGLTLEYSIIGEGEPIFVMHGGHSNCREEFGYKALLENGFSIITPSRAGYGDTSKEIGKSLSAACDYYMKLLNHLNIKKVHLLAISAGGPSGIYFASKYPELVCSLILQSAVTKEWLTTKDKELKAAKVLFRPKTEKYTWKLISIMNNLFPRFIFNQMFPTFSKLSQDQAKEMLGKEDVEEIRKMNNRQRSGDGFFIDLAQINELTIENLQDISCPTLIMHSKHDGSVPLEHPYLAHKKVPTSELCLLDTWGHLIWLGKSSKETDEILIRFLKAHTVL; from the coding sequence ATGGAGAGAAGAATAGAGAAATTTTTTTCAAATGGGTTAACGCTAGAATATTCTATAATTGGTGAAGGTGAACCTATATTTGTCATGCATGGAGGACACTCAAATTGTAGGGAAGAGTTTGGATATAAAGCGTTATTAGAAAATGGCTTTTCAATAATTACCCCATCAAGAGCAGGATATGGAGATACCTCCAAAGAAATAGGAAAAAGTCTATCTGCTGCGTGCGACTATTATATGAAGTTACTAAATCATTTGAATATAAAAAAAGTCCACCTTTTGGCAATTTCCGCAGGTGGTCCTAGTGGTATATATTTTGCTTCTAAATATCCCGAATTGGTTTGCTCGCTTATTTTACAATCAGCTGTTACAAAAGAATGGCTTACTACTAAGGATAAAGAATTAAAAGCTGCAAAGGTATTATTCCGTCCCAAAACAGAAAAGTACACTTGGAAGTTAATCTCAATAATGAATAATCTATTTCCGCGATTTATCTTCAATCAAATGTTTCCTACCTTTAGTAAATTATCTCAAGATCAAGCAAAGGAGATGTTAGGTAAGGAGGATGTTGAAGAAATAAGAAAAATGAATAATCGCCAGCGATCAGGAGATGGGTTTTTTATCGACTTAGCACAGATAAATGAATTAACAATTGAAAATTTACAGGACATAAGTTGTCCAACTCTAATTATGCACAGTAAACATGATGGTTCTGTACCATTAGAACACCCTTATCTTGCTCATAAAAAAGTACCTACATCTGAATTATGCCTCCTTGACACATGGGGACATCTTATTTGGCTAGGTAAATCATCAAAAGAGACAGATGAAATACTTATTAGGTTCCTTAAAGCTCATACTGTCTTGTAG
- the tyrS gene encoding tyrosine--tRNA ligase — MLVKPEEQLTIIMKGAQEIVNKEELLAKLEKSYESKKPLTVKLGLDPSAPDIHLGHAVVLRKMKQMQDLGHRIVIIIGDFTGRIGDPTGKAKGRKALSDEQVKLNAQTYCEQIFKVLDAEKTTVRFNSEWLFKLTFEEVIKLAATTSVARILERDDFQKRYNSQVPIGIHEFFYPLMQAYDSVEIKADIELGGTDQTFNILMGRTLQKQWGLEKQVAIFMPLLEGLDGVEKMSKSLGNYIGVNEPAEVMFKKVMEVPDELIIKYFELATDEHPDDIHNIVQQLEQGINPRDIKLELARIITNLYCGEEETKRAITFYETAFSKKEIPDDIPELLIEIGAETVLAIIPQLVKQGFVKSKSEFMRLIKQNGVQLNKEKLSIDELDRVLMNDEVLQIGKKRFIRFIK, encoded by the coding sequence ATGTTAGTAAAACCAGAAGAACAATTGACCATCATCATGAAAGGTGCTCAAGAAATAGTAAACAAAGAAGAGCTATTGGCAAAATTGGAGAAGTCCTATGAATCAAAGAAGCCTCTAACTGTTAAATTAGGGCTTGATCCTTCTGCCCCAGATATTCATTTGGGTCACGCAGTTGTCCTAAGGAAAATGAAACAAATGCAAGATCTTGGCCATAGAATCGTCATCATTATTGGGGATTTCACTGGGCGTATCGGGGATCCGACAGGAAAAGCCAAAGGACGGAAAGCTTTAAGTGATGAGCAGGTAAAACTCAATGCACAAACATACTGCGAGCAAATCTTCAAAGTGTTAGATGCAGAAAAAACAACGGTCCGCTTTAACAGTGAATGGTTATTTAAATTAACCTTTGAGGAAGTAATCAAACTAGCAGCGACCACATCTGTGGCAAGAATACTAGAGCGTGACGATTTTCAAAAAAGATACAACAGCCAAGTGCCGATCGGCATTCACGAATTTTTCTACCCATTAATGCAAGCATACGATTCCGTAGAAATCAAAGCGGATATTGAACTAGGTGGCACAGACCAAACATTTAATATTCTCATGGGACGCACTCTCCAAAAACAGTGGGGATTAGAAAAGCAAGTTGCCATTTTCATGCCATTGCTTGAGGGGCTTGACGGAGTAGAAAAAATGAGTAAAAGCCTAGGTAATTACATCGGTGTCAATGAACCAGCCGAAGTCATGTTTAAAAAGGTGATGGAGGTTCCAGACGAGCTCATTATCAAATACTTTGAACTGGCGACGGATGAGCATCCGGACGACATACACAATATAGTCCAACAGTTAGAACAAGGAATAAACCCTAGAGATATTAAATTAGAATTGGCTAGAATCATTACGAATCTATACTGCGGAGAAGAAGAAACGAAAAGAGCAATCACATTCTACGAAACAGCCTTTAGCAAAAAAGAAATCCCAGATGACATCCCAGAATTATTGATCGAAATCGGGGCAGAAACCGTATTAGCCATCATTCCACAACTAGTCAAGCAAGGCTTTGTTAAAAGCAAAAGCGAATTCATGCGCTTAATCAAACAAAACGGTGTCCAGCTCAACAAAGAAAAATTAAGCATCGATGAACTGGATCGAGTATTAATGAACGATGAAGTACTGCAAATTGGTAAAAAGCGTTTTATACGGTTCATAAAATAA
- a CDS encoding ABC transporter permease, with the protein MKTDIPVQENVKPAFRFELFDFLYKYGTIITIFVLIAVFALANPAFIQSNNVINILRSISIVTIIAIGITISLTVNGFDLSVGSVASLSNAIVISMFVWFSQNTAMAIFSAIAAALLVGAFNSFMIVKLKIPDMLMTLATMFIIQGIALTYTKGSTISQNMVMSDGTFATGTISPLFQKFGQVPWIIVIMLTIVVVVHIFLTYTKHGRFMYIIGGNAEAAKLSGIAVNKYKVAAYLFSALLAAIGGMVLASRIMTAEINAGTPYLMDSVAAAFIGFAVLGAGKPNAFGTFIGAVLIGILQNGLVMMSVPYYAMDIVKGLVLAFALGITYYKQK; encoded by the coding sequence ATGAAAACTGACATACCAGTACAGGAGAACGTAAAACCGGCTTTCCGCTTTGAACTGTTCGACTTCTTATATAAATACGGTACGATCATTACCATTTTTGTATTGATTGCCGTGTTTGCCCTAGCGAATCCAGCATTCATCCAATCCAATAATGTCATCAATATTTTAAGGTCCATATCGATCGTAACGATTATCGCAATCGGTATCACCATTTCCCTGACTGTTAACGGCTTCGATTTATCTGTCGGGTCTGTTGCATCTTTATCCAATGCGATTGTCATCTCCATGTTTGTCTGGTTTTCACAAAATACCGCAATGGCGATTTTTTCAGCAATTGCAGCAGCACTGTTAGTTGGTGCCTTCAACTCTTTTATGATTGTAAAATTAAAAATCCCTGATATGCTGATGACCCTTGCGACCATGTTTATCATCCAGGGAATTGCCCTGACTTATACGAAAGGCTCTACAATTTCGCAAAATATGGTCATGTCTGACGGAACGTTTGCAACGGGAACCATCAGCCCGCTATTTCAGAAATTTGGACAGGTTCCATGGATTATCGTCATCATGCTAACGATTGTAGTGGTAGTACATATTTTCCTCACTTACACCAAGCACGGAAGATTCATGTACATCATCGGTGGAAATGCAGAAGCGGCCAAGCTTTCGGGAATAGCTGTGAACAAATACAAAGTAGCAGCTTATTTATTTTCCGCCTTATTGGCTGCAATTGGAGGGATGGTGCTTGCTTCGAGGATCATGACAGCGGAAATCAATGCCGGCACTCCTTACTTAATGGATTCTGTAGCGGCTGCATTTATTGGATTTGCCGTCCTTGGAGCAGGCAAACCTAACGCATTCGGTACATTTATAGGAGCGGTACTAATCGGAATTCTACAAAACGGTCTTGTCATGATGTCCGTTCCTTATTATGCAATGGATATCGTCAAAGGCCTTGTGCTTGCCTTTGCATTGGGAATTACGTATTATAAGCAAAAATAA
- a CDS encoding sugar ABC transporter ATP-binding protein — protein MTNTILEMKDISIEFPGVKALDKVTFTAKPGSVHALIGANGAGKSTLMKVLAGAYDHFSGEIYLGGNRLSISKPTDSQKAGVQIVYQEVDAALIPTLTVAENIMLQETVQNSGSKQWIHWRNVHKKAASQLEKLNSNISTKRLVSSLTLAEKQMVLLARAISTDCKFLILDEPTAPLSNRETEKLFSVIKKLKEEGVGIIFISHRIPEIVEICDEITIMRNGQVVKRDKVANLTSERIVEWMLGQKLEQQFPEQTPTIGETLLEVEGLSDNTIVKDVYLHVKAGEVVGIAGLVGAGKTELCKALFGDSSKTSGTIKIKGSTVKVKSPHVAVQNGLAFIPEERRKEGLILQESVQTNLVSANLHAFTKALHFLDKKAQKNKSQELIQTLGIKTPSPDTSVHTLSGGNQQKIAIGKWLVSEADIYIFDEPTKGVDVGAKRDIFELIAALAKRGKAIFYASSELSEIVGLTNRVYVLYDGKVTKELSTADTDEQELLYFSTGGH, from the coding sequence ATGACAAACACTATACTTGAAATGAAAGACATATCCATTGAGTTTCCTGGAGTGAAAGCTTTGGACAAGGTGACATTTACCGCCAAACCCGGTAGTGTGCATGCATTAATCGGGGCCAATGGAGCGGGGAAATCGACATTGATGAAAGTGCTGGCTGGAGCGTACGATCATTTTAGCGGAGAAATCTATCTCGGAGGAAATCGACTTTCTATTTCGAAACCAACAGACTCCCAAAAGGCAGGCGTGCAAATCGTTTATCAGGAAGTGGATGCGGCGTTGATTCCAACTCTGACGGTAGCGGAGAACATCATGCTGCAAGAGACGGTGCAAAACTCCGGTAGCAAGCAGTGGATCCATTGGAGAAATGTACATAAGAAAGCAGCCTCACAATTAGAGAAATTAAATAGCAATATCTCAACCAAGCGTCTAGTAAGCTCGCTGACATTAGCAGAGAAGCAGATGGTTCTCCTGGCAAGAGCCATTTCAACAGATTGTAAGTTTTTGATTTTAGATGAACCAACAGCGCCCCTTAGCAACAGGGAGACAGAAAAACTGTTTTCCGTCATCAAGAAATTGAAAGAGGAAGGAGTAGGGATCATCTTCATTTCCCACCGAATTCCTGAAATTGTCGAGATCTGTGATGAAATAACGATTATGAGAAATGGCCAAGTAGTTAAGAGGGACAAAGTGGCAAACCTTACTTCAGAAAGGATAGTCGAGTGGATGCTCGGCCAAAAACTAGAGCAGCAGTTTCCGGAACAAACTCCAACTATAGGTGAGACTTTGCTGGAAGTAGAGGGACTTAGCGACAACACTATAGTGAAAGATGTATACCTTCATGTAAAAGCTGGAGAAGTTGTGGGGATAGCTGGTTTAGTTGGAGCAGGGAAAACGGAGCTGTGCAAGGCACTCTTCGGAGATTCCTCCAAAACCTCGGGAACTATTAAAATCAAAGGAAGTACGGTCAAAGTAAAAAGTCCTCACGTAGCAGTACAAAACGGGCTGGCCTTTATTCCAGAAGAGCGGAGAAAAGAGGGGCTCATCCTTCAAGAATCCGTGCAAACAAATTTAGTTTCCGCTAATCTTCATGCATTCACGAAGGCACTACATTTCCTTGATAAAAAAGCGCAGAAAAATAAATCGCAAGAGCTTATCCAAACATTAGGCATTAAAACACCATCACCTGACACAAGCGTCCACACCCTTTCAGGCGGAAATCAGCAAAAGATTGCCATTGGAAAATGGCTTGTGTCAGAAGCTGATATCTATATTTTTGATGAACCGACAAAAGGGGTCGATGTTGGAGCAAAACGTGACATTTTCGAACTGATTGCCGCCCTAGCAAAACGGGGCAAGGCCATCTTTTACGCATCATCTGAGCTATCAGAAATTGTCGGTCTGACCAACAGGGTGTATGTCTTATACGACGGCAAGGTGACAAAAGAGCTTTCCACCGCAGATACAGACGAGCAAGAGCTTCTATACTTTTCAACAGGGGGACATTGA
- a CDS encoding sugar ABC transporter substrate-binding protein: MRKNIFKKGIVALTTATLLLTGCSGGGDSAESSKPTGPIENVPEKFADGEGAKIKVIRKIGGDDHTAQFLAGAKEEGESLGFTVDVFTANGDSAKFHDAINQTVNQDYDGVIISHGDDAATVEGVQQLVDSGKEVVTFDSNGDLANIERVTLTSQDDEELAKLALDQLVNDFNSEANVVYLWVDGFSPMVRRNNVYKETLENNPGLNEVERFGVAAADTSVQTQNAVAAMLNKHPKGSIDAIFATWDAFAVGAARALKEAGREEIKIYGIDVSNADLQEISTEGSPWEYTAAVDPKLIGAVNLRLLAKKLAGEETPQTYDLEASLISQEDLQQSSEAVNMGNLSKVVEGWGESDAFLEEWMNTLKEHYKK; this comes from the coding sequence ATGAGAAAAAACATTTTTAAAAAAGGAATTGTGGCATTAACAACAGCGACTTTACTATTAACAGGGTGCAGTGGTGGAGGCGATTCTGCAGAGAGCAGTAAGCCGACTGGGCCAATTGAGAATGTACCAGAGAAGTTTGCAGATGGAGAAGGTGCGAAAATTAAGGTAATCCGAAAGATTGGCGGAGATGATCATACGGCGCAATTTTTAGCTGGAGCGAAAGAGGAAGGGGAGTCCCTAGGATTTACAGTGGATGTATTTACTGCAAATGGTGACAGTGCGAAATTCCATGATGCAATCAATCAGACGGTTAACCAAGATTATGACGGAGTGATCATATCACACGGTGATGATGCGGCAACTGTGGAAGGTGTCCAACAGCTTGTCGACAGCGGCAAAGAAGTGGTGACATTCGATTCCAATGGAGATCTTGCAAACATTGAAAGAGTGACGCTAACTTCTCAAGATGATGAGGAGTTGGCAAAATTAGCACTTGATCAACTCGTCAATGATTTCAACAGCGAAGCAAATGTGGTGTATCTGTGGGTGGACGGTTTCTCGCCGATGGTTCGACGTAACAATGTGTATAAAGAAACGTTAGAAAATAATCCTGGCCTGAACGAAGTGGAACGTTTTGGCGTTGCGGCGGCAGATACATCCGTTCAAACCCAGAACGCGGTTGCGGCAATGTTGAACAAGCATCCTAAAGGAAGCATTGATGCTATCTTTGCTACATGGGATGCATTCGCAGTCGGAGCGGCTCGTGCGTTGAAAGAAGCAGGTCGTGAAGAAATCAAGATTTACGGAATAGATGTTTCCAATGCGGACCTTCAGGAAATCAGTACAGAAGGAAGCCCTTGGGAGTATACAGCTGCTGTGGACCCGAAGTTAATCGGTGCGGTAAACCTACGTCTACTTGCTAAAAAGCTTGCAGGGGAAGAAACGCCACAAACTTATGACTTAGAAGCTTCTTTGATCTCTCAAGAAGATCTTCAACAATCAAGCGAAGCGGTAAACATGGGCAACCTTTCAAAGGTCGTGGAAGGCTGGGGAGAATCTGACGCATTCTTAGAAGAGTGGATGAACACATTGAAAGAGCATTACAAAAAATAA
- a CDS encoding IS3 family transposase (programmed frameshift) translates to MSKKANSFDVKINVIRAWENRTHTITDLGHINNVSPSTIYNWIDRYESLGEKGLHPTSKAYSKEYKLKVVHEYLNGGYSQKELVRKYEISSKSVLQKWIKNYNSHRELKDTSKGRKFTMTNKRKTTLNERIEIVHYYLENGMDFHKAAETFQVSYQQVYQWVKKYENGGEEALRDKRGRKKEEVELSHEQKIQREMHRLERENERLRAENAFPKKVRGDRKEAKISQVRHEEKYLAIQELEQEEGFSIVMLCDIAEIARSAYYKWLKREPSKRERESEKLMKEISTIFQKVKGIYGYRRVAITLNRKLGKAYNHKRIYRLMRVLGIQSIIRRKKSRYKKATPNHIAQNLLNREFQAEKPNEKWVTDVTEFKFGKATKAYLSAIRDLYDGAIISYVLGLKNNNQLVFKTLDQATAMLNGEQPLLHSDRGFQYTHLEFKRKIDTAKMTHSMSRVGRCIDNGPIESFWGTLKCEKYYLEKYETFDDLEEAIDEYIHFYNHDRYQKRLNGLSPLEYRAKTA, encoded by the exons ATGTCAAAAAAAGCTAACTCTTTCGATGTCAAAATCAATGTCATAAGAGCCTGGGAAAATCGCACGCACACTATTACAGATTTAGGCCATATAAATAATGTTAGTCCATCCACTATATATAATTGGATCGATAGATATGAAAGTCTGGGGGAGAAAGGTTTACACCCTACCTCAAAAGCGTATTCGAAGGAATATAAGCTGAAGGTAGTCCATGAATACCTTAACGGTGGGTATTCTCAAAAAGAACTTGTTAGGAAGTATGAAATATCAAGTAAATCTGTCCTCCAAAAGTGGATTAAGAATTATAATAGCCATAGAGAGTTAAAGGATACTTCAAAAGGAAGGAAATTCACTATGACTAACAAAAGAAAAACTACCTTAAATGAACGAATAGAGATTGTGCACTATTATCTAGAGAACGGCATGGATTTCCATAAGGCAGCTGAGACCTTCCAGGTCTCTTACCAACAAGTGTATCAATGGGTTAAAAAGTATGAGAATGGTGGCGAAGAAGCCCTCCGAGATAAACGTGGGAGGAAAAAGGAAGAAGTGGAACTTTCTCATGAACAGAAAATACAACGAGAGATGCATAGGCTAGAAAGGGAAAATGAACGATTGCGAGCTGAGAACGCATTTC CTAAAAAAGTTAGAGGAGATCGAAAGGAGGCAAAAATAAGTCAGGTACGCCATGAGGAGAAATATTTAGCTATTCAGGAACTGGAACAGGAAGAAGGATTTTCTATCGTGATGCTCTGTGACATTGCGGAGATTGCCCGGTCTGCCTATTACAAATGGTTGAAGCGCGAGCCTTCAAAACGTGAACGGGAAAGTGAAAAGTTAATGAAAGAGATTTCTACTATATTCCAAAAAGTGAAGGGGATTTATGGATATCGTAGAGTGGCCATTACTTTGAATCGAAAGTTAGGAAAAGCTTATAACCATAAACGTATCTATAGATTAATGCGTGTTTTAGGCATTCAAAGCATTATTCGAAGAAAAAAGAGCCGTTACAAAAAAGCGACCCCTAATCATATTGCCCAAAACTTGTTAAACCGGGAATTCCAAGCGGAAAAGCCAAATGAAAAGTGGGTGACGGACGTTACGGAGTTTAAGTTCGGTAAGGCTACAAAGGCTTATTTGAGTGCCATTCGAGATTTATATGATGGGGCTATTATTAGTTATGTGTTAGGACTTAAAAATAACAATCAGCTAGTGTTTAAAACCTTGGATCAAGCAACTGCCATGTTGAATGGTGAACAGCCGCTTTTACATAGTGATCGAGGATTTCAATATACCCACCTTGAATTCAAAAGAAAAATTGATACAGCAAAGATGACTCATAGTATGTCCCGAGTTGGACGATGTATTGATAATGGTCCAATAGAGTCTTTTTGGGGGACATTGAAATGCGAGAAGTATTATTTGGAGAAATATGAAACGTTCGACGATCTTGAAGAGGCGATTGATGAGTACATTCATTTTTATAATCATGACCGCTATCAAAAACGTTTAAACGGTCTTAGCCCTTTAGAATACAGGGCTAAGACCGCTTAG
- a CDS encoding glycoside hydrolase family 13 protein, with the protein MKKIWWKEAVAYQVYPRSFMDSNGDGIGDLRGVISKLDYLKDMGIDVIWICPMYKSPNVDNGYDISDYQDIMEDFGNMADFDELLEEVHNRDMKLIIDLVINHTSDQHEWFIESASSKDNPKRDWYIWEDGKDGKEPNNWESIFNGPAWKLDEKTGQYYMHIFATEQPDLNWENKDVRFALYDMINWWLDKGIDGFRVDAISHIKKEPGFPDLPNPKGLDYVPSFDYMMNVEGIQKHLEELKEQTFARYDIMTVGEANGVKLNQADEWVGEENGKFNMIFQFEHLGLWEKGTEGGVDLLQLKKTLTKWQKGLEGNGWNALFLENHDQARSVSTWGNDKEYLVESAKSLGALYFLMQGTPFIYQGQELGMTNVKFDSINDYDDVGMKNLYDIESAKGEEHAQKVMEIIWAKGRDNSRTPMQWNDELNGGFSTGTPWMGVNENYKTINVEKQWNDPNSVLSFYRDMIKIRKEEEVFVYGEYNLILEDDTQVYGYTRTLDNKVAVVLCNLSEEEVTVELEDLEVVSADLRLQNYEVAAHEGVSELTLKPYETRVYVVAK; encoded by the coding sequence TTGAAAAAGATATGGTGGAAAGAAGCAGTTGCCTATCAGGTATATCCTAGAAGTTTCATGGATTCCAATGGGGACGGTATTGGTGATTTACGAGGAGTTATTTCTAAACTAGATTATTTAAAAGATATGGGTATAGATGTTATTTGGATTTGTCCAATGTATAAGTCTCCAAATGTTGATAATGGCTATGATATCAGTGATTATCAGGACATCATGGAAGACTTCGGGAACATGGCGGATTTCGATGAGTTACTGGAAGAAGTGCATAACCGCGACATGAAGCTTATCATTGATTTAGTTATCAACCACACTTCTGATCAGCATGAGTGGTTCATTGAGTCTGCGTCTTCTAAGGATAACCCAAAGCGCGATTGGTATATTTGGGAAGATGGAAAAGACGGCAAGGAGCCGAACAACTGGGAAAGTATTTTCAATGGTCCAGCTTGGAAGTTGGATGAGAAGACTGGCCAGTATTACATGCATATCTTCGCAACAGAGCAGCCTGACTTGAACTGGGAAAATAAAGATGTTCGCTTTGCATTGTACGATATGATTAACTGGTGGTTGGATAAAGGAATTGACGGATTCCGTGTGGATGCAATTTCTCATATTAAAAAAGAGCCTGGATTCCCAGACCTACCAAATCCAAAAGGCCTAGATTATGTTCCATCTTTTGACTACATGATGAATGTGGAAGGAATTCAAAAGCATCTCGAGGAATTGAAAGAGCAAACGTTTGCGCGCTATGACATCATGACTGTCGGGGAAGCAAATGGCGTCAAGCTGAACCAAGCAGATGAGTGGGTTGGCGAAGAGAACGGTAAGTTCAACATGATCTTCCAATTTGAACATCTTGGACTTTGGGAAAAAGGAACAGAAGGCGGCGTAGACCTTCTTCAACTGAAAAAAACATTAACAAAATGGCAAAAAGGATTGGAAGGAAATGGCTGGAATGCATTATTCCTTGAAAACCATGACCAGGCTCGTTCTGTTTCTACATGGGGAAATGACAAAGAGTACCTAGTAGAAAGTGCGAAATCCCTTGGTGCATTGTATTTCTTGATGCAAGGAACTCCATTCATCTACCAAGGTCAAGAACTTGGTATGACGAATGTGAAGTTTGACAGCATTAACGATTACGATGATGTTGGCATGAAAAACCTTTATGACATTGAGAGTGCTAAAGGTGAAGAGCATGCTCAAAAAGTGATGGAAATCATTTGGGCAAAAGGCCGTGACAACTCCCGTACTCCAATGCAATGGAACGATGAACTAAACGGTGGATTCTCTACAGGTACCCCTTGGATGGGCGTAAATGAAAACTACAAAACGATCAATGTGGAAAAGCAATGGAATGACCCGAATTCCGTATTAAGCTTCTACCGTGACATGATCAAAATCCGCAAAGAAGAGGAAGTATTTGTTTATGGCGAATACAATCTGATTCTTGAAGATGACACACAAGTTTACGGTTACACTCGAACACTTGATAACAAGGTAGCTGTAGTATTATGTAACTTGAGTGAAGAAGAAGTCACAGTAGAGCTTGAAGATCTTGAGGTAGTTTCAGCTGACCTTCGTCTTCAAAACTATGAGGTTGCTGCGCATGAAGGTGTGTCTGAATTGACGCTAAAGCCTTATGAAACTCGTGTTTATGTGGTAGCGAAGTAA